The DNA window tatcattttgaaataaattctaaattatgtagtaatttatatgatttttaatatACTTATAATCATAAATCATAATCTATATGATTTTTTCGATGTGTAGTGTAGAATCAATTGGATACATTATAAATAGAAAatggtactccctccgtcccaaaataagtgtcgcatttgataaaattatttgtCTCAAAATAAGTGTCGCTTTAAGTTTccaatacaattttaatttttatcttctAATTATGccctctaattaatactcttaatttattattctctcaCATGATCATTCAAATACACCAATAATAAACAGGGATAGTTTTGTAAAAATactattctctctctttcatttatcacattttcttaaTCTTTGTGAAATGACCAACTATGACATATATTATGTGACGGAGGGAGTAACAATTATGAGAAAtaaagtttcaatttttttaaaaatatatcaatattatatagtttattactattaattaaatttaattgattttaaataatcaattaaacttTTGAAAATAATCTAATTGAATTAGTTAATTATTCTTTGATAAAGTTACCATACAAATAATGGTTATAAATATATTAGtaatttattatcatttataaattaaaaaaaaaagacttatTGCCTATTTCATGTTAGAGAGTATGAGCAAACAATCCGAACAATGAAACCATTTGTGGCATATAAATATGATAATAAGAGTACAATGAAATCACCTGTAGCATATAAATATGATAATATAAATATGGAAAGGTGATTATTAAGAATGATAACATACTCTTTGGTTTAAGAAAACAGTATccattttatattttcaaaattatttaactaACACAAATAACTGCATATCCATATGCAGCAACGCATATCCATCTGCAGCAACCAACTTGATGGGTAAAAGAGTCTATATTTTTGCAGCAACGCATATCCATTTGCAGCAACCAACTTGATGGATAAAAGAGTCAGCTGCTATAAACATATTGCAGTTCCCAATTGCTTCCCAATATTTCTACACCAAAGAACTACCGAACTATGAAACTATATATagcatataaatatataataatgagAGTACACAAAAGTGTGGCAAGCACATATTTTCAAGTGTATCTAAAGATGGTAAGAGATCTTCATACAAACAGAAAATATACCTTGAAAATAAAGGTTAGAAATTGGCTTAGGATTGCtactttattcaaaaaaaaatgtttaagattAATATAACCAACTTTCTAACATAATGTATCTCTAATCAAGTTGTGTAATATCTTTGTAGTCATAATCAATACCTGAAAATTCAGCAGAATCGCCAGGAAGAATCCCAACATTGTTGTCGCCAAAAGTTTCACAATAATGATTTTATCGGTGGAAGGACGAAAGGCTTTTTAGACAAAACATTATTGAAGAAAATAGTTTTTATAGCTTCATCCTTCGTATCAGTTCCATTACACCAGCTGCTATCACCAATAACATCCAAAACATAGCAGAAATATTATCACATAATCTCACTAAAACTACTTGAGCAAATCGATGTTGAGATACTTACAGTGCAAATGCGTGCTTCCCTGAGCAACCAACCACCAGCAGTTTTTTCTTCGGCTTCTACAACCTACAACATCatatttaaaaggaaataaagATAATCTTAAATCATCAACAAAAACGTTACAAATTCATAAGCCGGAAATCAAAGAGTTTCGTCTCAGATTGCTTTATACAATGGATAACAGATGGAACAAATCGATTTAGGTGAAAATTAGAATCGACTTATGATTATAGTTCTTAGGTGAAACAAAAAGGCAAAAACAAAACATAGAAAAATTGATTAAGAGGGAAAATCGATTTGAGTATGGAGATGGATTTATGAATTCTGAAGGAAAAAGGGATTGGATCTAAGTTccactttctttttattttatagacTTTTAATGTGATTTTTCAGAAGAAAAATCGGTTGAATGAATCTTGTAAAAGGGTGGATGCACTTGAATATTGTGTGCCTTTTTAGTGGGAAGTTATAAAATTCGGCTGCGTTTTCCGTTTCCAAGgcaaatacaaatacaaacaataatagagttgtttttgttcaataCATGAAATAGTGGTATAATAAAATAGGGTTAATTAATGATTAGTAGTggaataatattataatttaaattaaataaaaattataggaATAAATTTGGTGTTGACACATCAGCGTCATTTATTGCCAAATCAATATAAATTAAGGATTATGCAATTAGTCAATTTTAACCCTGGAATCAGAATAATTTAAATTTGTAATCAGAAGGTTAATTGTGATTTTTCCAGgtactttactttttatatatttataatagataatattacttttctagaattatatatatatatatatatatatatatatatatatatatatatatatatatatatatatatatatatatatatatatatatatatatatatatatatatatatatatatatatatattattgtgtaCCATTTGAATTTCTATATTTGTATTGTTACTCGCGGTTGAACCTTCTAGAATTTTTTGACTACTACTTTTCAAATAGTTTTTAGAatggatataaatatttttttcatagtAGTAGAGATAAAATACCAtacaagaaaataatatttttatctttaGCTTTTCTATTACATGTCCTTATGCTTACTTGATaccaaagtaaaaaaaaaaaacttatattaaTGGATCAATCGTTGATGAAAAAGTCAATAATCTAGTTTTGTGGACTTTATCTAGATTTAAAAAGACTTTATTTTACATCTAAAAGAAAAAGACTTTATTTCATAAACCATTGGTTCAAATTGGTTTATAATGTgaaaccaaaaaaattaatttgtaatGTAGTAATATGAATAAAATTCCCAACCAATTTGAGCAAACATGCGCACATGTCAAGTAATAAAAttccacaatcaatcaatcaagtcATAAGTAAGAAACGAAAAAAAATGCAATTACCAACTCGCAATCGCAATTAACCAATTATAACAACaacattagaaaaaaaattttaaatatccaggtttaataaataaaatacagaaaAAACCACCTTTTCAGGGTATTTACCAATCTGTCTAGGTTTGGCATACCAGAACactgaatgcgccaaatgaaatggcgcataggtgtttattttgggtgcatgcgccaaatgaaatggcttgCCCTAAAATTCCCATtgcatgcgccaaatggaatggctcataagtctagggttttgccctagaagccaaaccatttggcgccatAGTTCTAgggcctttttttttttatttttttttttcaattttttttaattcatttaaattgggaaaatgataattttatatactatttttttttttatttgttatgaaGGTTACTTAAAAAAATTAGTAGAATAATTTTTTCGGCTTTAAAATGTAATGTAGAAAACGACTATCAAAAGTGTAACATCGattgcaatataaattaaaaactaaacgtcgattacaatattttttaaaaactgaacatcgattacaatataatttaaaagcTAAACATCGGTTACAATCAAATTCAGAAACGACACAGAAGACTAATGAAAAGTACAGCAAAATGATCAATGACGgccatcaccaagatagccacCCGTTCCGCAATTTGGTCTTATAATGGGacgtttaccgcgatcgttgtttccgccgcgaatattgacaccgcctcttgccctagccctacccctgcccctttgtgcttcttgttgggtttgtgtcacgggggctggtactgggatttcgcgtggatcgctgtctatgaactcgtcgacgcccccataattatccggaaaaccgctgttgtaaagtcgggAACCCATTCCCTCAAATGTGTTTAGTCGTGGCGGTGGTGTTGGATGAGAAAAGACTTCGGGTTCATAGCATCCAacagcactagaactaccttgattAAATCCGAATTGGTTTGAAGGCGTTGCGAAGCCGGAGGGTGCGCCACGGTAAGAGGATTCGCCATAAGGCccatcgtcgggactaagatgaaggctagaTGTACCAGGGGTTAGGTTTTGGCCGAATCCCCTCGAAGACCCAGCAAATGATGAAAATCCGAATGGTTGCGAGTGGGTTTGATATTGGTCAGAGGAAGGATGGCGGTCTTCATACCCTTGTAATGGTTGAGATTGTGATTGGAACATAGTTGATTGGCGGATGTTGCGTGCGGAACGGGATGGAGTGCTGAaaatgttttgttgttgttgctggagttgttgttgttcctggagttgttgttgtctTTGTTGTTGTAGTAGTTGTTGTTGGCGGTGATGCAGGCTTTCTTGTTGTCGTTGCTGAAGTCGATGTTGCTGtcggagttgttgttgttcatgttgttgttgttgttgttgttgttgttgttgtggttcttcttctggttgttgttgttgtggcaagaAGTAGTTTTGTGCACGGGGATCAATTAAATAAAACGGATCTACAAGAAACAAGTTTGGGGTTGTGGCTGTACGATACCAATTCATGTATTCAGGAGATGGTTTCATTTCGTGGTCACTAACGGGGAAGTTTAGGACATACTGGCGACGGTTCTTCCACATCTGGCGatgatcgggtgcaaaatccttccagttttggtgtgtccattgatggttcactctttttaggtgccacactcccaagtcaacagGAGGGTCGGGTATCCGTTGACGCATCCCAAACTGAAGCATTACCCGGTCGCTGTGATGCATTTCTATTATGTTGTACCGGATTAAGCAGCACTTTGTCGTCCAGATTTCTGCATCCTGCGCTCTAGGCTCATACTCGCACTCGAGATacggtcgccatatgaactgCATGCATGAGATTTATACATTACTTAGGGAAAAAATATTTACGGAAAATACTTATAAAACAGaagaaaagaattagagataATACCTGATGGGGACCAAGGTGATCAATTACAGATCGGTACATTGTTATGTTTGATCGAGGATTacgtgtgaagtccatttttttcacacaatatctaccaaaaaaatataatgatttagttagaatggagtAGATTGTGTAAAGAGAAAATGGTATACTACAAACTTACCTCAAGGCATACGGAAAGTCCCAACTACCGttgttaaccggggccagtatgggcatcctccaccacccccacacctgcaccaacagggcgcatccGTAGAATGTGCAGGACTCAGCAACCGCGTTTTTGCATAGTGACTGGTACAAGGTAGCCAGTACCGCAGACCCCCAGCTGTACAAACCAACTCTACTAAAATCCATTAgcaaacgaagatacataaagttaacCGTGTTACCTGTGCTATCcgggaacaaaacgtttccaataagCAACAATACATAACACCTAGTTTTCTGCAATATGGTCTCTTGGGTAGACTCATCATCCAAGCGAAACTTTTTATAATGCTCCTTTAACCTCTTTAGGTTAACACCTTGCCCCCTAGCACCAACGGCTCCTTCTATCAAGTCTATTCCAATTGCCTCTTGGCATAAGCTATTCGCCTGCATAACAcaaccattaattgccttaccatCAACAGGAAGGCCGAGTAGCATATGGACGTCTTcaagggtgatggtgcactcccctgtcggaagatggaaggtgtgtgtTTCTGGCCTCCAACGTTCTagcaaagcaagaacaaacttgtggtcAATTGAAGACTCGGCAATCCTGCTAATCGGACCGAAACCAGCAATGTTCAGGTATGGTATGATGCGTTCGTCCGGGGCAATGGTATGTTTACTACGAGTGCGAAAGCGTTGAACGTTCTGAAAAGAGTAAGAATGcccaaaaaaaatcagttagtTTATCAGTTAGCAAGGCGTGATTTTAAAGTAACACTAATACACTTACATAGGTAGCGATGTTCTGGggggttcctctgtgtgtttcgcccatggttaggagagacatggttgaaggcTGAAAATTTGTAAGCTGATTGCAAAAGGATTGTTCTAAGAGTAGATGAGTTACAATGGTGATGTATCTGCAGAATTCCAAGTGCTTTATATATTGATGAGGGAAAAACGGTAACATCATGCATGCTTGACATGTCAACACAGCCATAATTGTTTGGTGTTGCTTCTGCAGGATGTGTTGGCATGCATGCAGTCAAAGTATCGGTGACAAGGCTTGGTTAGATGCATGCAGCTCAGGTCTATGTGACAGCTCGGGTAGCATGCATGCAGGAGTAGGAGGAATCCTGGCAGGAATTTGATCAGGAATCTTAGCAGAAATTTTTACAGTCGCATGCTTGTTAACAGTAACTCCATGCTGGTTTACAGTAACTCCTGGATTCGTTTCAGCACATGCAtgtggggaccatgtggggccaGGTGGTGGTCCACACCAACAAGGCATGCGCCAAATCAAttggcattttttttaaaattttcttctaaggcgccattccatttggcgacTTCCTGTAAATAAAACACACTAATGCGCCAATTCAAATGGCGCATTAGAAGGagcattttttttttttcaaaattagggtttccgtTTATTAGTTAGGGTTTTGGTACTGTTACGTTCTTGGTCTTCCCAGAAGGAACCCTAATGAGAAAATGAGGCAACGGCAAGACGTCTATGCctttataaattagggtttcgggCGCACTAGTACCCACACTGAAATATGAGaactcgaataaggccagatggTTCGCACCGGACTTCTGAGCCTCCACCTCCTGTTAGGCGTCTGAATTATCAACCGGACGTTCGTAGAAGGAACGGCTACGTTATCTTCTCGgcagtcaaacctcccatgcaagTGATGTTCTGGAATATCCAAACCATGGAGCAGCTTAAGAGAAACATCCTCAGGTTTCTAGACGGGGAGTTCGTTCCAGGCGAACAAATccgatctatcaagagacttcgaACAAGGGCAGGTGTTTTTCTCGAAAggcagcgttggtgggagactatggaagacgacatccaatgtactctaatgatggaggacagagaagacattgttttaaccgttgttatATCCTAGGCGCTACTATTTCTATATCATTTCAGTAACTTCTATATCGTTCAATTAAATGCTCTTAGCATATctgtacctttcaattaaatgttgttaacatatttcaatgaaatgatattttaataaagttattaataattaacaataaaatttccCTCTGCCTTCCACCCGCTATAAATAGCAGTGTCTGTGTGGAGTTGAAGTCCCAACCCTTCTTTCAGTCATAGTgtaaacacttaaaaatgaactCTGTTTGGGCGGTGGTCTTCtatgaggaaggtagtcacatgcgggttTGCCTCAACCCTCACTGGAATTTCCAGAgagttgttagagccatcaacactgggtttcgtcagCTCGATGGGccaaccagaaaagttaaacagctAGAATACCggtgtccatacattacgttgaccgACAATAACCctgaaggcacctacatgtattattgggatcgtgtgagagacgatgtggacgtggatctaatgttttggacacacagtggagaagttaaccgaggcgttgaagatcCCCTTGTTATTGCAGTGACACtagagtagtttagattaacGGTTGTTTTATATGTTGCAAAGAGTACTATTTGTTCTGTGTTCTTTTCTCGTCTTTTGTAATCTGCAACGTAACATCGTGATTTACCGATGGTTTTGTGTTGTCAACGCATGGTcatggaattaaaaaaaatgtggtCGTTGTGTTAGTTGTTTTCGTCTGGACAATATTTAACCTAGTGGACGGGTACAATAATTAACATAcatataattgataatttatatacgtaattattaactataattataattagtaaaatatattattaaaatacaaataattattaattacaaatttatttgtttattaaataaaatatatatgaacagacctagatcagtgtgactgtccttttttaatcaattcggaatctggtggcaggcatagatcagtgtgtctgtcttttatagTCAATACGGAATCCTgttgcagacctagatcagtgtgcctgtcttttataatcaattcggaagatAGTGGCAGACCTATACTAGTGGGTCTGTAAGaaccaccatatatatatatctatatttatatatatatatatatatatatatataggaagagaagtaatgcatggaaaatagggtcgattacgcagaaacacacgtgtgtcaaccctaacaattcccaggatcatacaaaactcagtgccgatcttatgtgccaggagatcttgcctctcataagctctgatccgtctctgaaggttaaaaatataatatcccACATCGtcacaaccttcaactacactccatcttacagaaaggcgtgggttgcaaaaacaaaggcaattgagacagtctacggcaactgggaggagtcatacaaaattcttccccgatacctcaatgcgctacacaGTTACGCACCTGGAACTGTTAcgattctagagacactgcccgcgcatgccccggatggaaaccctgtccagggaaacggaatattccatcggcttttttgggcgttcaaaccttgcgtccgaggttttgcacactgtaaacccatacttcaaattgatgggacatggttatacggcaaatacaaaggaaccatgctcatggcggttgcacaagacggtaacagcaacatatttccagtggcatTTGCTATCGTAGAAGGTGAAACTGcagcggcttggagtttctttctaaggaacctccgggaacatgttgctccccagcctgacatatgtttaatctctgataggcacgcttccatagagagtgcttacaacaatccagcgaacggatggcatgaccccccttcaaaacacgtatattgtattcgccacatcgcccaaaacttcatgcgggagatcaaggacagacatctaagaaaggccctagtcaatgctggttatgcgttgacccaacccacattccagcattatcggagtgagattgtaatgacaaatccagaggcaggtacttgggtagataatctttccagggacaaatggacaagggcttacgacaatggcgtgcgatggggccatatgacaactaatctcgtggaatccatgaatggcgttttcaaaggcatccgtaaccttccaatcacagcactggtggaagccacatactttaggatggcttcactcttctcaacaagaggcaggagatggggtgatgttagacaagctggtcaactattaagcgatagttgcatgaaatttgtGCAACAGCAAGCGGCAAAAGCGAACACTCATCAAgtgacttctttcgaccgattcaatcgcacgttcagtgtgcgcgagacaattgaccacaatgaagggctgccaaggcaacaatatagggttctgcttgacgaagattggtgcgactgtggaaggtttcaagcttttcgtatgccttgctcacacgtcatagctgcatgtgcgtatgcccaccgcgacgctatatcactactgtctccgatttacaagactcagacgttgctcagagtttacagtgttgcgtttcctgtggtggccaaggaggattactggcctgagtatgatggagaggtagtttggcacaacgacgcaatgcggcgaaagaaaaaagggcgtcccaatagtacacggattaggaccgaaatggacgtccgcgacaaaatggaacgaaaatgcagcatttgccgtCAGGTTGGGCACAACATAAAgagatgccctaatcgtggctcgtcatcgtcgcaagtttagtataatctgtattttttttaatgcaatGTTTCAGTTTCGCTTACTACCTCTTGTAACCGTTCACCTCTTGTAACCGTTCATCGGTCTTTCGTTAATAAATAGAGCTTTAATAAAAAACCGATATCGATGACGCATACATtacattatttagggttaataagaTTTTACAGACTTGATTTATTAGACGTTTTGACGAAAATAATAAACCGAAATTGAAAACGGTACGCGAAAATACCCGAAAcgggttaattttgaaaaaaaaaatggcccacacataggagccaaatggtttggcgcctaTGTGTTACTCCATGGCCAtatgcgccatttcaaatggcttcCACATTCTTGCCCTAATTTTTCCTtcttatgcgccaaatggtttggcttgtgtgacatgcatgcgccaaatgaaatggcgcattctCTTCCAGtatgtcccaaacctagacagtttggtaaataccctgaaaaggtggttttttctgtattttatttattaaacctggttattttaatttttttttcacaacATTACGTGACAACTTGTTTCTAGagcttttgtttttttctttatttgccAAGAGTTAATACAACAACTAGTGAAAAACACACAACGATTAAATAGGGTAATTAGTGTTATTAATCCAGCTTAGACAAAGTCATAATCGTATTATTACAACAAGTCATAAACAGCACACTTTTCAAACCATGCTTTGATAACCTCACGAACCGGTCATTCAACATCTCATCACCCTCTCCTCTCGGATCTCCCTCACCTGCTGGTCTCTTTATCATCTCTCCATCACCGCCTTTCTTTTTCCTCACTCGTTAACATTCTTCCTTTTTCTTCTGTGTATGGTGGAATCATCTCTCTAGgaccattctctctctctctagaaCCATTCTCTCTCTAGAATCCATTGTTATTTACACATGTCGTTGATGAAGGTTTTTCGATCTGGCAAATTCTCGAGATCCTTTAAGGAGGTTCCGTCATCTCTCGATGCTACCGGTGATGACCGGAATGGAACCGTCGTCAGTGAACCGGAGGACGGAACTGATTGGTCTACCATGCTGCCGGATCTACTTGCCGAGATAATCAAACGAGTTGACGCCGCCGAGGAACAGTGGCCGCGCCGTCAAGACGTCGTCGCTTGCGCCTGCGTTTGTAAACGGTGGAGAGATGTTACGCGGGAGACCGTAATGTCACCGCGTGACGGAAGAATCACTTTTCCGTCTTGTCTTAAACAGGTCCTGCTGAAGAAATTAGTCTTATTTTTTCTCTCTATGTTTTCGTTTtagctttttttcttcttctttctgttGAGTTATTTATTGCCTAgaaaaaatttgaatatatattttttatgttatttatggcctagaaaaaatttgaatatatattttttatttgaattaaccaTGAATTTATTATTGTGATTTTGTTGTGAGAATTATCAACAAGCACTGACACCAGAAACATGACACGACGACGACACTGGTGCCCGAATACTTCTTCGAGTTATAGAAATTAGTGTTTGAGTTTAAATCTTGTAATTGAGGTGTCTGTTAACCGGGTGTTAGTATTgatttattgttgttttatgtGTTTGAAGTGCAAAAGATGGAAGAATAGTGTTCAGGGAACATGATGGTTTCAATTCATCTAATAGATTTGTAGTTATAACAGATTACTagtatttttttgttaatttaagGGTTTGTTTCTGCAGTGCTTGTTAATTGATTGTGCTGCGATGAAAGTTTCTTTGCTTGTTATGATTTTGTCATATTGTTGACTAATTTTGTTCAACTGATGGCTATTTACTATTTGTTTTGTATTGAATGAGacatgaattgaattgaattaaggGTTTTTGGTGTTTGAAAATCTTGTTATGTTTTGACTCATTCCAGCCAGGACCACGAGACCTACCTCATCAATGTCTAATTAAGCGGGATAAGAAGACTTCCACATTTTACCTCTATCTTTCCCTTACATCATGTAAGTATtgttttgataaaataatttgtttgGCCTGTTTCAATGGCAGTAAATTATTTACTGGAAAAAAATATGTTTGGTGGCGGTAAGCTTTTGACTCTTCATTCGGTTGAAAAATCTGCGAGTTTTTTAATTATTAGCCAAATCAAAATACTATGAGGGATTGTAATAAATAAATGTAATTTGTGTGGTAGTACTTGCTTTTAACTGTGATAGTGATTAAAGTTTCAAGTTATGATAGTACAAGGCTTATTTTTCTAAATATTTCAACAAATATAACTGGATGATGTTGCACATCTTAtgatttctattttatattttccTTGACGAGTTGGAAGTTAATGCTTTTTTTCCCGTACCTCTTTTCTGTTATGCCCATCTTCAGCATTCACAGATAAAGGGAAGTTTCTATTAGCAGCTAAAAGATATAGGTGTGGTACCCATATTGAGTATGTTATATCGCTTGATGCTGATGACTTATCCCAAGGAAGCAATGCTTATGTTGGCAAGCTAAGGTAAAGCTCTCGATTTGTATTGAAACCTATACCGAAATCTGTGTTTATAGCTCGGAGGTTGCCTACCGATCTGGTTTTTTGTATTGCCTTGTGTACTTACTGACAAAGTTACTAAAATGTCTTTACAGCTCGGATTTTCTTGGCACCAACTTCACAATTTATGACAGCCGTCCACCCCATAATGGTGCCAAACCATCATGTGCCAAATCTAGCCGTCGTTTTGCAAGCAAACAGATAAGCCCTCATGTTCCTCATGTCCCTGCTGGTAACTTTGAGGTCGGGAATGTCTCTTACAAGTTCAACCTTTTGAAATCAAGAGGGCCAAGAAGAATGACTTGCTCTCTTAATTCTACTGTCTCATCAATCGGTGAAAGCTCAGATGGCAAGTCATTCGATGGCCACAAGATGCACCCTACCTCTCTCAAATCTACTGTCTCACCAATGGGTGAGAGCTCAGAAGGCAAGTCTTGCGATGGCCAGAAGATGGACCCTTGCTCTCTCAAGTCTACTGTCTCATTAACGGGTAAAAGCTTAGATGCCAAGTCTTTCGCTGACCACATGATGCCCCGCAAAAAACCTTCTGCCCACACTATCTTGAAAAACAAAGCTCCAAGGTGGCACGAACATTTACAATGCTGGTGCTTGAACTTCCACGGTCGGGTAACAGTGGCATCAGTGAAGAACTTTCAGCTGATTGCCACTGTGGACCAGAGCCAACCCGAAGGAAAAGGAGATCAAGAAACTGTTCTACTCCAGTTTGGTAAAGTAGGGGATGATACTTTCACCATGGACTATAGACAGCCCTTATCCGCCTTCCAGGCGTTTGCGATTTGCTTAACTAGCTTTGGCACTAAACTGGCTTGTGAGTAATATAATTTGGGTATAACATGCTTTTATTTATTCCAGAATGATATAAAGtgattagttattattatttccTTTTAATTCTACCGAgtctttaattatttttgcaagaAGCTTGTTGTAAATGTTACATTGTTACTAATTTTAATATGAATACAATATGGCATCTTCCAAATTCATATATTTATGGTCTCTGTCTTAGATAATCCTTTACCTTATTATATTTGCTTTTATGTCAATATTATGACAATGTTTTTGGACCCTGATGTAAGAAAAAAATTTGCTATCATTAAGGATTCGGTTTAGATAGAAAGACCA is part of the Vicia villosa cultivar HV-30 ecotype Madison, WI linkage group LG2, Vvil1.0, whole genome shotgun sequence genome and encodes:
- the LOC131653415 gene encoding tubby-like F-box protein 7 isoform X2: MSLMKVFRSGKFSRSFKEVPSSLDATGDDRNGTVVSEPEDGTDWSTMLPDLLAEIIKRVDAAEEQWPRRQDVVACACVCKRWRDVTRETVMSPRDGRITFPSCLKQPGPRDLPHQCLIKRDKKTSTFYLYLSLTSSFTDKGKFLLAAKRYRCGTHIEYVISLDADDLSQGSNAYVGKLSSDFLGTNFTIYDSRPPHNGAKPSCAKSSRRFASKQISPHVPHVPAGNFEVGNVSYKFNLLKSRGPRRMTCSLNSTVSSIGESSDGKSFDGHKMHPTSLKSTVSPMGESSEGKSCDGQKMDPCSLKSTVSLTGKSLDAKSFADHMMPRKKPSAHTILKNKAPRWHEHLQCWCLNFHGRVTVASVKNFQLIATVDQSQPEGKGDQETVLLQFGKVGDDTFTMDYRQPLSAFQAFAICLTSFGTKLA
- the LOC131653415 gene encoding tubby-like F-box protein 7 isoform X1 encodes the protein MSLMKVFRSGKFSRSFKEVPSSLDATGDDRNGTVVSEPEDGTDWSTMLPDLLAEIIKRVDAAEEQWPRRQDVVACACVCKRWRDVTRETVMSPRDGRITFPSCLKQPGPRDLPHQCLIKRDKKTSTFYLYLSLTSSFTDKGKFLLAAKRYRCGTHIEYVISLDADDLSQGSNAYVGKLSSDFLGTNFTIYDSRPPHNGAKPSCAKSSRRFASKQISPHVPHVPAGNFEVGNVSYKFNLLKSRGPRRMTCSLNSTVSSIGESSDGKSFDGHKMHPTSLKSTVSPMGESSEGKSCDGQKMDPCSLKSTVSLTGKSLDAKSFADHMMPRKKPSAHTILKNKAPRWHEHLQCWCLNFHGRVTVASVKNFQLIATVDQSQPEGKGDQETVLLQFGKVGDDTFTMDYRQPLSAFQAFAICLTSFGTKLACE